One Coccinella septempunctata chromosome 1, icCocSept1.1, whole genome shotgun sequence DNA window includes the following coding sequences:
- the LOC123312506 gene encoding methylosome protein 50-like: protein MQEYNDNIIVYPPNKVLERTFNYSEVPTVHKSLMFIDFDPLRDNAILGSSNINGTLWEGTTFFFRSKQDLEDLKWSGYYVGPTVSDAKFLDHDQIVLAEETGDVQILNIDSKSRIEPYLFHRHFSRVPQVAVLSKSSKFITCSEKTIMLVDTSSSIKLFFPDYHTELIYSIDSSKGNGNCFVSCGADRKVLIWDRRDNNPASVLYTNEFAALTSVAWNPSNDDYIVCGTEGGAVYLVDKREPNSFLDVHHCFENRIHRLSFNPNSSQLAVCGDTNEVIVFNMEVGGLSKVYKNKEQKGMVRGLCWNKDVLYSCGFGTKVCKHII from the exons ATGCAGGAATATAACGATAACATTATCGTATATCCCCCAAATAAAGTTCTAGAGAGAACCTTTAATTATTCAGAAGTACCAACCGTACATAAGTCTCTTATGTTTATTGATTTTGATCCCTTGAGAG ACAATGCCATTCTCGGATCATCAAATATCAATGGAACCCTATGGGAAGGTacaacctttttttttcgaagcaAGCAAGACTTGGAAgatttaaaatggtctggttacTATGTAGGACCCACTGTATCTGACGCAAAATTTCTAGATCATGACCAA ATAGTCCTAGCAGAAGAAACTGGTGATGTCCAAATCTTGAATATTGATTCGAAATCAAGGATTGAACCATATTTATTTCATCGTCATTTCAGTAGAGTTCCACAAGTAGCAGTATTGTCCAAATCATCGAAATTCATAACATGCTCTGAAAAAACTATAATGTTAGTTGATACTAGCAGTtccataaaattgttttttcc AGACTATCACACAGAATTAATTTATTCAATAGACTCATCAAAGGgaaatggaaattgttttgtttCATGTGGTGCTGATAGAAAAGTTTTGATTTGGGACAGACGGGATAATAATCCAGCATCAG TTCTCTATACAAATGAATTTGCTGCACTGACTAGCGTAGCATGGAATCCATCAAACGATGATTACATAGTTTGTGGGACAGAGGGTGGTGCTGTATACCTTGTGGACAAGAGAGAACCAAATAGTTTTCTAGATGTACATCACTGTTTCGAAAATAGAATTCATAGACTTTCTTTCAACCCAAATTCTTCGCAGTTGGCAGTTTGTGGGGATACAAATGAAGTAATTGTTTTTAATATGGAAGTAGGAGGCCTGTCCAAGGTTTATAAAAACAAAGAACAAAAGGGTATGGTCAGGGGATTATGTTGGAATAAAGACGTATTGTATTCTTGTGGCTTTGGTACTAAGGTCTGTAAACATATTATCTGA